From one Streptomyces sp. N50 genomic stretch:
- a CDS encoding DUF2017 domain-containing protein, with the protein MPGHFEPLPGGGAAVALDDVEISIIRSLAVQLLELIGPGPGEDASDDPLAELFAEGPSEPPADPVLRRLFPDAYTDPEQAPDSPQDAEERMAHSAEFRRFTENDLRAGKRENALAVVRTLDSLTPGGDGGAILKLTAEESRQWLGSLNDLRLAIGSRLDITDEDDTDDLYRLPDEDPRKPMVMAYLWLGGLQETLVTTLMR; encoded by the coding sequence ATGCCAGGACACTTCGAACCGCTCCCCGGCGGCGGCGCCGCCGTCGCGCTCGACGACGTCGAGATCTCCATCATCCGGTCGTTGGCCGTGCAGCTCCTGGAGCTGATCGGGCCAGGACCGGGCGAGGACGCCTCCGACGACCCCCTCGCCGAACTCTTCGCCGAGGGCCCGAGCGAACCGCCCGCCGACCCGGTGCTCCGGCGCCTTTTCCCGGACGCCTACACGGACCCGGAGCAGGCCCCCGACTCCCCGCAGGACGCGGAGGAACGGATGGCGCACTCCGCCGAGTTCCGCCGCTTCACCGAGAACGACCTCCGCGCCGGCAAGCGCGAGAACGCCCTCGCGGTGGTCCGCACCCTCGACTCCCTCACCCCCGGCGGCGACGGCGGCGCGATCCTCAAGCTCACCGCCGAGGAGTCCCGGCAGTGGCTCGGCTCGCTCAACGACCTGCGCCTGGCGATCGGTTCACGCCTCGACATCACCGACGAGGACGACACCGACGACCTCTACCGGCTCCCGGACGAGGACCCGCGCAAGCCGATGGTGATGGCGTACCTCTGGCTGGGCGGCCTCCAGGAGACGCTGGTTACGACGCTGATGCGCTAA
- the clpS gene encoding ATP-dependent Clp protease adapter ClpS, whose amino-acid sequence MGRVTSPAPLEIERTESAEEVFAVPEPDVPWVTIVHNDPVNLMSYVAYVFQTYFGYSKDKAHKLMLDVHHKGRAVVSSGSREEMERDVQAMHGYGLWATLQQDRK is encoded by the coding sequence ATGGGCCGGGTGACGTCACCCGCACCCCTGGAGATCGAACGCACCGAGTCGGCGGAGGAGGTCTTCGCCGTACCCGAGCCGGACGTCCCCTGGGTCACGATCGTGCACAACGACCCGGTCAACCTCATGAGCTATGTCGCGTACGTCTTCCAGACGTACTTCGGCTACTCCAAGGACAAGGCCCACAAGCTCATGCTCGACGTCCACCACAAGGGCCGCGCGGTCGTCTCCAGCGGAAGCCGCGAGGAGATGGAGCGCGACGTGCAGGCGATGCACGGCTACGGTCTGTGGGCCACCCTCCAGCAGGACCGGAAGTAG